The Gigantopelta aegis isolate Gae_Host chromosome 9, Gae_host_genome, whole genome shotgun sequence genomic sequence agatcaaaccggttttaactaaagactctagtaccgtatcctcaaccgaacgttcttcgtacagtgcaagatttctcttttaatttttgagacgaaccctacaatttgaaatcggcaaacacacgtgttaactgaaactgacaacaggctgtcgtctgtgctttgccgagctatggggtcacaggcgacgaatcaaacgtatacgtttgacgatatccgttcatagcgaacacacacgactgtttttaaaaatgcatttgagcatgtatttcacatttgtacatgatgttataatatggtaaccagagaatgtatcTTTAAgaacagtcacactgcatattatattactgatgtgctgtggtttcAAATTAGGCTGCATACACTACATACCGTACGCATATAGGTACGTTAGAATGTTATCCCATCAtattccttgcacgggtactcgagtcctgtgaatggactcgaatcttgctagactcgacccgtcccgagtactcgagtactcgtggagaccctagtctGGGTGGCCCCTCTAGCAGGGGACCCGGGGCAGTttcccccttataaatccggcactggcGATTTCGACCAGCTTTAACCGGCAAAGGTTCAAAGGCCGAGTATGTCGATTTTTGCCCAGGAAaattaaaggcgcagatcctagtttcagcccgtgaaaatggacactaagttactaatctacaaacctgcaacacacatttggatatggttataacagagagaagccaAAGTCTGCGATTTTTAAACAGGGGAAATACCGTCAAAAATAACTGGAgtttgtctcattaaccattacttcttagacgaacgtACGTTtgtaaaaactagggtatgtcgctttgataattaataatgaatgaacagaagacgaaaaaaaaaaaaagacttcaaaagtataatatatatatatatatatatatatatattatatatcgttaaaagtgtatgtttatctctacatgacaggcttgtttcgtgcatgcatggttcgacatgtcccgtgtagtattcggtcaatttgttttacttgtcttactgacattgttgtcaagtgaacgaaaacgcttcaaaatttgtaaaaaaaattacgttttttacattgtagcatttttagtatgccaagaatacccaataatttacgcgaacgggcgattggcatgcttgatgctggcgtgtcgacagaagacgttgcaaggcatgttgggagttctagtcgagcgatacgaaatcttcgcgtaagatttcgaacgacaggaagcaccaacgacttgccacgtcgtggacgtccgcgtgttacaacgcgtggacaagaccgctatatcatgaacacgcatttgcgcaatcgactccaaactgccactgctactgctgctaacacacctaggcttcataataaccgaatcagtgggcaaactgttcgtaatcgtctgcgggagaacggtttacatgcacgacgtccttacgtcggatgcgttttaacgcaacgtcatcgtctaaatcgtcttaattgggcacgtgtacacactctttggatacggcgacgctggaataccgttcttttttcggatgaatccagattttctttacaacgtggtgatggcagggtgcgcgtctaccgtaggagaaatgaacgctatgctgactgttgtgttcttgaacgagatcgtttcgggggtcggggttctgtcatggtctgggcagccattgcccatggttatcgttcaccactagtcgtcattaatggcaatttaaatgctcaacgttaccgcgatgacattctcgctcatcacgtcattcctctgttccataacaacgccaacatctcgatttttcagcatgataatgccacctctcatacacctagagacactgtaaattttcttaggacaaataacattgatttcattgatgactagcccgctaaaagtcctgatctcaaccccatcgagcatgtctgggatagtctggacagacgattgaggcgtcgtcccaacccacccgctaacgtcaacgaacttcgtcaagcgctcattcaggaatggaacaatattccacaggcagaaatcaacactttagtcaattctatgcgcctgcgatgcactgcagtggtcaattcaagaggtggtcatacccgttatttagtgcgtgtttttatttttaacccctaccacacttggtcaaaatttctcccagtttgttaacctatggccatgatttttgcaccaaacgatgcatcatggaacactctttaaacgcatatataacaattatccCCCCGGTTtattttcatcaagttatgttcaaggaaagttagcggaagtttcttattttgttcagtatgtatgtatatatatatatatatatatatttatatatatatatatatatatatatatatatatatatatatatatatatatatatatatatatatatatatatatatatgtttattttagttttgtttaatttcgtacaattattttacactgtcgtcgttttgatcacgtacagaaaaataataggtgcgttgtccaataattctatgatgtgtataatgtttatatatgttgatATCTCAGTAAACGcgtacaccaacaaaaaactaatttagtaaagcaggttttgttttcgttaatagcatagcgacgtactgggcctcgttccacgaagcgacctTAGCTCTAAGTACACCTTAGTGCATACGGCATTTGGGGTCCTGGTACATATTtctgtttcacgatactgccacGTGATTTAAGGACACTGATATGGGGTACATGTCCAGTACATGTGATCGGTAGATGGACACCTGAAACAAACACCGATTTAGGGCGAACCATACCTGCTTGAACGGGACTAAGGCCGAAATAGCACGGAATTCGAAACTGTTTTAGGGCGACACGACCCAGAATCCCGCCACGCGGCCGTTCGGCTACCTCGCGTGACTTCTAGTCCTCCCCGTTTTATATGTTATAGGAGAGACTCGAGCTACCGTTCCATGAACATTGAAGAATAGCTAACCGTGTAATGGAGCCATGCGCATGCTAAACTAGTGCTACACTACGTATCTTTTACTATATAACCCATTACACTAAGAGGGTGTGCCAgtgacccccacccccactacaGATACCGTTCCCTTGGACCTGGTAGGAGTTGGGGGTGGCAATCTCTAGAAGTGTGgtagaataaataaaacaaaacacacatatttTTGGTTTTAAGTTTCTATGAGCCCGGACCAAATTtcacgtaaatctacgactaaaccattAACAAGTCAACAAATATACTTTGGAAGTAAATCtatttctttattcttttttgtccttaaaatactTCACTTTcgtaaatgatatatttttctgtgtaAAGTAGATGCcaacacggttatatggcatcagacatattgtcaaagaccatacagataatgagaggaaacctactgtcacCAAACAATGTACTACTccttccgattaacagcaagggatgtttaaTAAGCAGTGCCATTCCTTGACaaacaggggcgggacatagcccagtggtaaagtgctcgctcgatgcacggtcggtctgggattgatccccgtcggtgggcccatttggctatttctcgttccagccagtgcaccatgactggtatatcaaaagccatggtatgtactaccctgtctgtgggatggtgcatataaaagatctcttgctgctaattgaaaagagtagtccatgaagtggcgacagcgggtttcctctctcaatatctgtgtggtccgacgccatataaccgtaaataaaatgtgttgagcgcatcgttacataaaacatttcttttttctccttgACAAACAGGATATGGTAGTACATCCCACAGCTTTTGTTACAttatttgtggagcactgattggaacctgatatatcccaatgggcccactgacggggatcgatcctagactgactgtgcatcaggcgagcccTTTACAACTGGGGTATGCATGTCTTACCCCTATAAAAAGAGTTTAGACTCAAGACTATATATAGACTGAGACTTTAACCCCATTGCAGttccatacaaactgtatgtcaTGATGATGTGTGTGACACGATGGTAAGCACTGGTCCCGATACCAGAACACCATCCCAAATAATGTTTCTGTAAGCCATTATAATATTAACAGGTAAAATACCAGcagattaatattattttaataataataataacacaaccattttgtttaaaataaatcatttattattaatgttctttttctttttttcacacacgcacacatatatacaagcACACATTCACTTTAGGCTATGTACATCAAATATCCAATTATGATATgaagttatctccctttgtctacTGAAATTCCCTTCTGACTGCTTACTCAGGTGTTTGAAGATGCCAGCAAcatgataccggcctcggtggcacagtggctaagccatcagactacaggctggtaggtacagggttcgcagcccagtgccggctcccacccagagcgagttcttaagggctcaatgggtaggtgtaacaccactacaccaccctccatttctctcactaaccaactaataactaacccactgtcctgaacagacagcccagatagctgaggtgtgtgtgcccaggacagcgtgcttgaaccttaattggatataagcacgaaaataagttgaaatgaatgaatgaagcaACATGATGGGCCAGTTATTTTAATTCACCTTTCAGTAAGGGAGTGGGGAGCAACACACAATCTGACCACCTCAGTTTGAAAGTTGGGTGCACCAGTGCCTTTTGACCCTCCCTCAACTTTTTATGTATATGGTATTTATATTCTACCTGCCAAACACTAGCATAACTACAAATAAATTATAGCAACCAACAGCATTTCTAAAAATCTTTTTTGTCTGTcattatataaatgatatagcTACAGATGAAAAGTACATGCATGTACAAAATAGACCACTAATTGTATATTAAATCTTACTGATCAGGCAGATTTGAAACGATACTGACACTGTGACCTGAATGGATATGTTATAACATGCATCTTTTACAGAAAGTATTTATTTCTGAATGCAAATTCTATATTCTAATCTATAATGTAACACTTCATATAGCACGGAccgaaataaataaaaaaaattaaaaatttcataatttatttattctaacTATGCAAGATTGGCGCTACAGGTGTCccacattaatttaaaaatcatttactataatttaaaaagttaatCTGAAATCTAAATTTTTGATTGGAATCTTGAGCTAGGTATGGATACCagaatataaaattaacatcCCATATATTGTTGTACAGTTGAAACGCGGCCCCTgtcacatcagctattggtgtTAGCGGAAGTGGTATTGTTGAGATGCCATCCCTGGATGTCGTCAAGGTAACCACAGCGGCATCTAGTGAGAGGATCTCCAGACCCTGAGAGTTATCCTTCTTCTTGTAATAAACACCCTTGTCAACagctgaaaacaaaagaaatgacaaaattatatatttcatctttgggtaataaatacattgtcaaaagcaattaaaaaaaatattaactgacACCATTAATTGATCCGAATTATTAGGTgctgtaaaatgttttcaactattacagtaattgtattattaaatataaatttttacttAGGTAGGAGTAACTTGTTGTCTAAATGATAAAATTTTGGCAAATCaaccataaaatattttgtttcaccaTGTTGTTTGTTGTcgctcaaaattaattttatgtaaaacagaAAATTAAGGTACATACTTTGGAAAGTAGGGATTGAAGATTATTAGAATTATGCCAAATAAAAATGACCTAGGTAACTTGAATATTTCTTttggtaataaatgttttgCCGATAGTTGGaattgaattaattttaatatcacaatttTCCAACAATCTTTTACTTCAGTGTTCGTGGTTAAACACAAAGAAGAAAAACGGTGAAAactaattatattttcattgtttgcAGCAGCTGTTTTCTGTAAATCTGCTGACCTAGTTTCCAgggtacatacatttttttatgtttcaCATAATATTAGGACTAATTTTGatctactacaaacaccaggaccACCAAAACAGGTTGGATTTGCCAACCCAAAATAATTTGAACAGAGTAGTAAACAATTTCTAGGTTAATAGTGAAAAAGCAATAATAGCAAGAAGTATTTTAATGTCGgcgcagagccggtttaaggatccacggggcctgtagcacaaataatagCAAggcccccttcccaggatatatattttgcaactcCCTCAGGAAAAGGGGAAAAATgacatgggaaaaataaatttacacaTCACTACGGGGCCCTCTAAAGCACGGAGCCAGTAGcacgttaaaaaaaaagtttggtttgtttaacgacaccactagaacacattgattcattaatcatcggctattggatgtcaaatatttggtaattttgacatatagtcatcagaggaaacccgctaaaaaaaattctaatgcagcaaggaatcttttatatgcactttgccacagacaggatagcacataccaccacctttgatataccagtcgtggtgcactggctgaaacgagaaatagcccaatgggcccaccaactgggatcgatcccaaactgaccgcgtatcaagcgagcgctttaccactgggctacgtcccgcccccatagCATGAAAGAAAAATGAGAAACTCTCTATCTCAAcaatttaagtaatatataataaagacTAGAGAAATACATAGATGATAAttaacgagttaccagttattatcaaatttaaaacTAAAGCTCGTgccaagtgaaaattatttcactcgggacataaatttgataataactggtaactcgattgttattctatttattaccctagAGCtaattggggtttttaaaagcctttattttcgatacagcatacatcggctacacgtccatgtatatagaaacaacgtaaactactttactgttatgggtattgctttaactttgtattttattcacggttcacagataattttcaaaacccaaagttctatatattctgtaaaaaaataaatctgtaatgaattacattaaactaccattttattacaagtttaacactgaaaccagaaagacataAACTCAAATTCTTTAAACTACAAACTACGtgatgtcattgtgtgtgctttgccaaatcgtgatgacgtcatatttagtaccgacaaggtgattggtttgacGGCGtaaaatcgtccaatagtaatttcccccccccccccccccccccccccccattatgagtgcctgctggggtaataaatgtaaaatataaagaATCAATATGATCTGGTGTGTcctgtattataatatttaccATGCTGTCTTTGACTGCCATTCAGTACCACATTCAGAGGATTAATCAGCTGACCTAATTTATGCAGTTGCCAGTGGTAACCGTCTTGTATGACAGgttgaaaaacaaacagtaaCGCTTCTGGTAGTCGAGTTGGATATTTGTTAAACCACTGAAGAGTCACAGACAGACCTGAGGGagcaacaaataaaatacaaaattaattttaaaaaattaatatcaggaaatagatgtcaaacacgaatttacgaagcttgtttttcttaaatgcatgtgtttaaacattataaatgtatgtagttacacgtatgTAAGACttaaaaacaggctttgtaaatttgacacatgatgttttgtgaaattggcacCAGAACTTCTCTAAACTGAATGCCTCTTAAaaccaggacccatattcacaaaaaggtgtcaATTTAAGTCTAcaactagcacttacgtctgccgtagatttacgtttacgtgcaagaaccaccttattctcaaagacggtcgtaaatgtaaacgtaacttagttggacgtaaatatacaatttaacactctcaccggaaaaataataataaaaaaccccattagaaataatggctaccgggtaaataacagaTGCGCAAAACGGAAtttcgtttgtcgtctgctaacaataacatcgcgaacggcgaaccatggcattttggtattggtgaggatccgcgttttggtatgAACTTGAGGActtttcttaaaaaggaaaagataactcaggagaaaacatctgttcgatcaccaacaaaaatctGTTCAATCCATGGGTGTTTGTCATCAcaaactgcttcaattattggaaatgcttccagtttccgtaaataatagtaaataacggcgatcgtgcttgatttattatatgtacacgacttacgtgcagtgttagttgtaaccggaggcactcttatatttacgtccaactttacacatAATTTACgttttcgtgaatagctcttcagtcgtagatttacgtttacgtgtaaaactaggcttacaatgttttctGAATATGGatccagactttttacttggccCTATGGGTGCATTTCCAGTTTGGAAGGTTATCAATGTGCAGAGATGAGTATTTTGACAGATACGTTTTAACAGtcaaagtaaaaaatatataatcctTTGTAAAAGGCCAATTTACTTACCAGGTGGCCTTTGTTTTTCAGTAGTAGTGTAAGTTACCCAGACATCGAGAGGAGCACCATAGTATTTATTTGTAACTGTATCggtcatttttaaataaacctGAAAACTGCATTTATCACCtgtggtaaaaacaaaaaataaaaaaataaaacaaaattaaaattaatctcttaaaatattttcaaacacAATTATACTACCGGTACGTGGTACTGTGCGTTTTACATATTTGCATAGCCTTATACTACCTGGTACTGTGCGTTTTACATATTTGCATAGCCTTATACTACCTGATACTGTGCGTTTTACATATTTGCATAGCCTTATACTACCTGGTACTGTGCGTTTTACATATTTGCATAGCTTTATACTACCTGGCACTGTGCATTTTACACATTTGCATAGCCTCTGTGCAGCCATAAAAATATCATTGATCATTCCAAAGTTATTAAAGTTGAAAATACTAATCACTATTACAGATACACTATAGcccctccaataattctgaattaaaaatattattggtagtaattacgcagaaatgaattttacttgtagaatgcaggaaattgcattttaggatatctagttttcaaaattttacagggGAGAATACTCCGAAACccactagaaactttgctttgggCCCTGGATCTCAGTCACACACACCCCCCCgcccatgtctacttgcttccgctgtGTCTGTTATGCCAACATATCAGTATTCCGTGCTCTGTTTAAAAGTTAAGGGTGCTTTGATCTTTGACCTAACAATAAGATGACTGGAATATATTACTACCTTAAATAATACTTTACAGTCTGACAAACCTTTTGCCTTGTACAGTTCAACTAGAGATGTTTCCCAAATTTTGCTTTCAGCGACAGAATTATTTGTCATGTTTGGTTTTCCAATCCCAAGAAAGAATGCTCCTGTTTGATACTCTTTGAAAAACGTGTCAAAGTCTGTCTGATTGTACGTCTGATAAACAAACTGTcctaatttgttgtttttagatgCCCAGTTAATCTGAAAAtaccaaattaaataacaaataacaaattaaagatttaggttttttaaatttcttaaatGTTCTATATAAAATCTTTTCAGAGGCTTAAAACGAGGGATGGAGGAGATGTTTAGTAAAACAAAGAATTAATTAGGAAATTTATACAGTGTCTTCTCATACAACATGCAGATAAAAATGGCAGTTGTTTGCTTTCAGATGGGTGTGCATGGTCCTGCTTATCTATAATATAAACACTTCAGTCCATGAGTAACTATACATGAATTACCTCAACTTAACctctataaatataaattaatgaaatcatatagtaaatacagtgaaacccctctaaaccagacacccatggGAACAAGTAAAACATCTGAGACTACTTTTTAGGGGTTTCACTGTCGGCTTCCTATcaacttattaataataaatgcttATTATGACCATCTGAAATTCATGATTATGATCTAAAGCagatacattttacattttgttttcagttttatcTCTCCACAAAGTAAATATCTGACAGTAGTTGAGTGCAAAGGATTTGATCTTCAAACATGACTATAAAGACAGTTGCTATAACGGCAGAAGACAGAAAATAGTCAATCAATGTTACCCCAGTGATGGGATCCTTGAGTGTGTTGATTGAGCCATCACgagaaaaaccaaacaaaaatccTGATGAACATGACTGGATACTTCTTGGATTAGTAACTAACTGATaatctaaaagaaaaaaaggtacaATCTTTACAAATACAAGAATACCCttcaaatgaaattaatgttacCATTGGCCCACatttataaaagttttaaaattgataGAAAATTCAGTAAAGTTTGAAATGTTGTATGTCCTTACCATGACTTTATTTGTGGAAGCCTAAGTTCAGACATTAAAAGTTCTATAAAtatcggaggggggggggggggggggggggttgattgAATAAACAATCAGTTCTACATATTCTATGATCACCAAGATATATTTTTTCAGTATCagttctaataaaaaaaataaagacatgttttatttaacgatgcactcaacacattttatttacggttatatggcatcagacatatggttaaggaccacacatatattgagagaggaaacacactgtcgccacttcatgggctactctttccgattagcagcaagggatcttttatatgcactatcctacagacagggtagtacataccacggcctttgatataccaatcgtggtgcactggctggaacgagaaatagcccaataggcctaccgactgggatcgatcccatactgaccacacatcgagcgaacgctttaccactgggctacgtcctgccccaagtTCCATAATGACTTGATTGTCCTTCCACTTTCATATATTCAATGAATCCTAATTCAACCATACTGAAACAAATATGTATTTGGAAATGatgtgtttaatattaaactGCAGTAAAAACACAATGGTACTAACCAAAAAAATATtcaagaaaaatatatgtttgtaacaaatatttcaatgtAACGTAATTCAAGAAAGAATGGTTCTAAGTatgttttaatcattatttagtataaacagtttataatttataagtTAAATATTAAACCTGACAAATCTGGAGGTGAGGCTTCCAGTTCTTTCCATGCTTGCTGTACCTCTTTTGCCAAAGGGAGATCACCCAGAGCATCCAGAGCAAGAGAAAGGAACTCTCGTTGTTCAATCCAAGAAGAAACAGCTGCCATTAGATTCTTTGCtgcaaaataaattacaaacattaatctACAGTCTTATATTTTTTACCGAAAGAACACTTTAATAAAACCATGATATTCAAGTAGACAATTTTGTAGTAACTCAGAACGAAAATATGATActcatatttgtattattaattcTGTTTTCTCATTGGTTTAAAGAGGACCAGTCAGTGTTTTTGACACATAATAACCCATTCAATATACATTTCttaaaatgtatatgtttaaAGTTTCACTGTGTTCACAGTGCTGTAAAGATTACATATCATCATCTCACATACTCTTTGTAATATTAATACCCGCATTTGATTCCGTGGTAAAATCAGAAAAATTCTTGTACCAGTACCTTTCTTTCTGAGCAGGGGTCGGAACTTGTCGTTGGTGTAGTTCACAGTGTCATACACATTACTCAGTCCACATGTGTGTTCTCCTAGCTTCAGAAGGAATCTACTGGCATTGTAGAAGGCAGGGTCAGCCATATTGCAAGAACCTAAAGGAAACGAAGAATGAAAGGTATGTTACTTTAACACCCTAGCACATGATTTTAGCAGCATCTGTTAGGAGTCTTTTATTATAATACTTCTGACACTGAcataagaaagaagaaaaaatgttttatttaacgatacattcaactcattttaattacggttatatggtgttaatATACAGgcgaggtcaaaatcatagagcgaagtcacttctctctcaaattTTTAGAGAGGACGAAGTTTTTAACAGCAGGGagactttaatttttaatcaaaaaaataaaatac encodes the following:
- the LOC121382209 gene encoding uncharacterized protein LOC121382209, translating into MELLSLSISNLGCYRLFIWTLILMHLCLQDGLSIQEVNATSIKKVHLIFMNHLDVGFADGYSHKLGFVNNVLNKYFSEFFPRAADISQELRKGQYVETMVYTTHPWLVSLYINCPPNLTLAGIKLKCPKRTEVKRFEAAVHRGDITWHAGPMNMQFEMIDTSLVEMAIQLGLDLDKHFGIQRSYRTLSQRDVPGMSQALLPVFAKLGVAAVSVGVNGATAPPAVPKIFHWKFQNVSLIGMWTPWGYPNNPGSDPAHPEGLSKENCITFPGLTHALCFAFRTDNTGPPESVQEVLSYYEILRVQFPNAKLEASTFEKFVAAAQAVKSQLPVVTTEIGDTWIQGAGSDPRKVAAMRAFFRARSACLKTGSCNMADPAFYNASRFLLKLGEHTCGLSNVYDTVNYTNDKFRPLLRKKAKNLMAAVSSWIEQREFLSLALDALGDLPLAKEVQQAWKELEASPPDLSDYQLVTNPRSIQSCSSGFLFGFSRDGSINTLKDPITGINWASKNNKLGQFVYQTYNQTDFDTFFKEYQTGAFFLGIGKPNMTNNSVAESKIWETSLVELYKAKGDKCSFQVYLKMTDTVTNKYYGAPLDVWVTYTTTEKQRPPGLSVTLQWFNKYPTRLPEALLFVFQPVIQDGYHWQLHKLGQLINPLNVVLNGSQRQHAVDKGVYYKKKDNSQGLEILSLDAAVVTLTTSRDGISTIPLPLTPIADVTGAAFQLYNNIWDVNFIFWYPYLAQDSNQKFRFQINFLNYSK